A region from the Corynebacterium halotolerans YIM 70093 = DSM 44683 genome encodes:
- a CDS encoding SDR family oxidoreductase has protein sequence MSYPEQQQKVPGVQSEMTPVPDCGEQSYRGSGKLEGKATIVTGGDSGIGRAVAIAFAREGADVLISYLNEEEDAQEVARLVEEAGRKAVLVPGDLSDPAHCRSVIEKAVQEFGKIDVLVSNAAYQMTHENLEDISDEEWDYTFRLNVGAYFYLVKAALPHMAPGSSVIGSSSVNSDSPTPTLAPYAATKAAIANFSASLAQLLGEKGIRVNSVAPGPIWTPLIPSTLPPEQVTSFGQQAPLGRAGQPAELAPVYVLLASDDGSYVSGARVAVTGGSPIL, from the coding sequence ATGAGTTATCCCGAACAGCAGCAGAAAGTCCCCGGCGTCCAGTCGGAGATGACCCCCGTCCCGGATTGCGGCGAGCAGAGCTACCGCGGGTCGGGAAAGCTGGAAGGCAAGGCCACAATTGTTACAGGCGGTGACAGCGGCATCGGCCGCGCCGTCGCCATCGCGTTCGCACGTGAGGGCGCCGACGTCCTCATCTCCTATCTCAACGAGGAGGAGGACGCCCAGGAGGTCGCCCGGCTCGTCGAGGAAGCCGGACGGAAGGCTGTGCTCGTCCCGGGCGACCTGTCCGACCCCGCCCACTGCCGGTCGGTCATCGAGAAGGCCGTTCAGGAGTTCGGCAAGATCGACGTGCTCGTCTCCAACGCCGCCTATCAGATGACCCACGAGAACCTCGAGGATATCTCCGACGAGGAATGGGACTACACGTTTCGGCTCAACGTCGGCGCCTATTTCTACCTCGTGAAGGCGGCCCTGCCACACATGGCCCCAGGCTCATCGGTCATCGGCAGCTCCTCGGTCAACTCAGACTCACCGACCCCGACGCTGGCCCCCTATGCGGCAACCAAGGCGGCAATCGCCAACTTCTCCGCCAGCCTCGCCCAGCTGCTCGGCGAGAAGGGCATCCGGGTCAACAGCGTGGCCCCTGGACCCATCTGGACGCCACTGATCCCGTCCACCCTGCCTCCGGAACAGGTGACGTCCTTCGGCCAGCAGGCGCCGCTGGGCCGGGCGGGCCAGCCCGCCGAGCTCGCCCCGGTCTACGTGCTGCTCGCCTCCGACGACGGCAGCTACGTCTCCGGAGCCCGGGTCGCCGTCACCGGCGGCAGTCCGATCCTGTAA
- a CDS encoding carboxylate-amine ligase, whose product MLLALSANSPFWRGTDTGFASYRYQAWNRWPMTGPTDFFGSADAHDRQQAVLLDTQVPLDAGMLYFDARLCEHQPTLEVRVADVSLEAEHAAVIATMIRALAEAAARAWQAGVPSPRTPTSAIRAWSWQASCYGIEEQLIDPATGTPAPAADVVAGLLDNLRPVLAEYGEDTAVESVGEDILRGGSGARRQRETYALRHDLRDVVSFALETTHRDGPAGSTRRE is encoded by the coding sequence GTGCTACTGGCGTTGAGCGCCAACTCCCCGTTCTGGCGTGGGACCGATACGGGATTCGCCTCCTACCGTTACCAGGCCTGGAACCGGTGGCCCATGACCGGGCCGACCGATTTTTTCGGCTCGGCCGACGCCCACGACCGCCAGCAGGCCGTCCTGCTGGACACTCAGGTGCCCCTGGATGCGGGCATGCTCTACTTCGACGCGCGCCTGTGCGAACACCAGCCCACTCTCGAGGTGCGGGTGGCCGACGTGAGTCTGGAGGCGGAGCACGCCGCCGTAATCGCCACGATGATCCGCGCCCTGGCCGAGGCCGCCGCCCGTGCCTGGCAAGCCGGTGTCCCATCGCCCCGCACACCGACGTCCGCGATACGGGCCTGGTCGTGGCAGGCCAGCTGTTACGGGATCGAGGAGCAGCTGATCGATCCTGCCACCGGCACCCCGGCCCCGGCCGCTGATGTGGTCGCCGGTCTCCTGGACAACCTCCGTCCGGTCCTGGCCGAGTACGGGGAGGACACGGCCGTGGAATCAGTGGGGGAGGACATACTGCGGGGCGGCTCCGGGGCGCGGCGCCAGCGCGAGACATACGCGCTCCGCCACGACCTGCGCGATGTCGTGTCCTTCGCCCTGGAGACGACCCACCGCGACGGGCCTGCCGGGAGTACCCGACGTGAGTAG
- a CDS encoding bifunctional hydroxymethylpyrimidine kinase/phosphomethylpyrimidine kinase, which translates to MASSRLPVLDARPAHTEFPGVAVPRVLSIAGTDPTGGAGIQADLKSIGAAGGFGMSVVTSLVAQNTHGVRSVHTPPLQFLTEQLESVFDDVTVDAVKIGMLGDARTVALISRWLEEHPVPVVVLDPVMIATSGDRLLAEDAEIAVRDLATRADVVTPNLRELGVLVGQPMATDLDEALRQAAGFAATHSTTVIVKGGHLTGPQADNAVVTPDGTIHHVASPRVDTPHTHGTGCSLSSALATRLAAGEPVDKALAWSTRWLHEAIRHAAELNVGTGTGPVDHFHRDRRLAAAASTRAWEHLARPALDGSGPGQLVAPSPTPSPRARIAPAGPYTAALWEATGGLWAEIMDLPFIRGLRDGTLPEEDFNFYLAQDAAYLNRYSRAQAHLSTIAPDAEAQVDWARGATDCIVAEKELHNSWLAHRDLPETGTSPVTLAYTDFLVASCHINPYVVGTATVLPCYWLYAEIGLELAAHNHAGHPYRAWLDMYSSQEFLDGTRRAIARVEQGLVGATVVERVQAAEAYLSACVHEREFFAQADRAW; encoded by the coding sequence TTCCTCACGCCTGCCCGTACTCGATGCCCGCCCGGCCCACACGGAGTTTCCCGGGGTGGCCGTCCCCCGGGTGCTGTCCATCGCCGGCACCGACCCCACCGGCGGCGCCGGAATCCAGGCCGACCTGAAGTCCATCGGCGCGGCCGGCGGATTCGGGATGAGCGTGGTCACCTCGCTCGTCGCCCAGAACACCCACGGCGTGCGTTCCGTGCACACCCCGCCGCTTCAGTTCCTGACCGAGCAGCTGGAGTCCGTCTTCGACGATGTGACCGTCGACGCCGTCAAGATCGGCATGCTCGGCGACGCACGCACCGTTGCCCTCATCTCCCGCTGGCTGGAGGAGCACCCGGTGCCGGTCGTGGTGCTCGACCCGGTGATGATCGCCACCAGCGGTGACCGGCTGCTGGCCGAGGACGCCGAAATCGCCGTCCGCGACCTGGCGACCCGGGCCGACGTGGTCACCCCGAACCTCCGCGAGCTCGGCGTGCTGGTCGGCCAGCCCATGGCCACCGACCTCGACGAGGCTCTCCGACAGGCGGCCGGCTTCGCCGCGACGCATTCCACCACGGTGATCGTCAAGGGCGGGCACCTGACCGGGCCGCAGGCCGACAACGCGGTGGTCACCCCGGACGGCACCATCCACCACGTGGCCAGCCCACGGGTGGACACCCCCCACACCCATGGCACCGGATGTTCCCTGTCCTCGGCGCTGGCCACCCGCCTGGCCGCCGGCGAACCGGTGGACAAGGCCCTGGCCTGGTCCACCCGCTGGCTGCACGAGGCCATCCGTCACGCCGCGGAACTCAACGTGGGCACCGGAACCGGCCCTGTGGACCACTTCCACCGGGACCGCCGCCTGGCCGCCGCGGCCTCCACCCGGGCCTGGGAGCACCTGGCCCGGCCCGCACTCGACGGCTCCGGTCCCGGACAGCTGGTCGCACCGTCCCCCACTCCCTCCCCCAGGGCGCGGATTGCCCCTGCCGGCCCGTACACGGCCGCGCTCTGGGAGGCCACCGGCGGCCTGTGGGCCGAGATCATGGACCTGCCGTTCATCCGGGGTCTGCGCGACGGCACCCTGCCGGAGGAGGACTTCAACTTCTACCTCGCGCAGGATGCGGCGTACCTCAACCGGTACTCACGCGCCCAGGCGCACCTGTCGACGATCGCACCCGACGCCGAGGCCCAGGTCGACTGGGCCCGCGGCGCCACCGACTGCATCGTCGCGGAGAAGGAGCTGCACAACAGCTGGCTGGCGCACCGCGATCTGCCGGAGACCGGCACCTCCCCCGTGACGCTGGCCTACACCGACTTCCTCGTCGCCTCCTGCCACATCAACCCCTACGTGGTTGGCACCGCGACGGTGCTTCCCTGCTACTGGCTCTACGCCGAGATCGGCCTGGAACTGGCCGCGCACAATCACGCCGGGCACCCCTACCGGGCCTGGCTCGACATGTACAGCAGCCAGGAGTTCCTCGACGGAACCCGGCGCGCCATCGCCCGGGTGGAACAGGGGCTGGTCGGGGCGACTGTGGTGGAGCGGGTGCAGGCCGCGGAGGCGTATCTGAGTGCGTGTGTGCATGAGCGGGAGTTCTTCGCCCAGGCGGACCGGGCCTGGTAG